The following are from one region of the Salvia splendens isolate huo1 chromosome 2, SspV2, whole genome shotgun sequence genome:
- the LOC121792242 gene encoding probable tocopherol O-methyltransferase, chloroplastic, which yields MYMLVEGICIGGWGSHVYALGHLATSSPTLPIKPALALRIGENATNSLSTRGRPRRNNMTVRAASTAPDVLRKGIAEFYDESSGVWEDIWGDHMHHGFYDPAASDVSISDHRAAQIRMIDHSLAFASLSDESNQKPKSIVDVGCGIGGSSRYLARKFGAKCKGITLSPVQAQRAQQLADAQGLNAQVLFEVADALNQPFPDGQFDLVWSMESGEHMPDKKKFVNELVRVAAPGGTIIIVTWCHRDLSPSEESLLPEEKNLLDRICRAFYLPEWCSTADYVSLLTSLSMEDVKSADWSDNVAPFWPAVIKSALTWKGITSLLTSGWKTIRGALVMPLMIQGYNKGLIKFAIITCRKPNTP from the exons ATGTACATGTTGGTGGAAGGAATCTGCATCGGCGGATGGGGCAGCCACGTATACGCCCTGGGCCACCTCGCCACGTCCTCTCCCACTCTTCCTATAAAGCCTGCCCTAGCCCTGCGCATTGGGGAAAACGCCACCAACTCCCTCTCGACACGTGGTAGACCCCGCCGGAACAACATGACCGTCAGAGCCGCATCCACGGCACCGGATGTCTTGCGGAAAGGCATCGCCGAGTTCTACGACGAATCCTCTGGTGTCTGGGAGGACATTTGGGGCGACCACATGCACCACGGCTTCTACGATCCGGCGGCCTCCGATGTCTCCATCTCCGACCACCGCGCCGCCCAGATCCGCATGATCGATCACTCCCTCGCCTTCGCCTCTCTCTCCg ATGAGTCGAACCAGAAACCAAAGAGTATTGTTGATGTTGGATGTGGCATAGGAGGCAGTTCTCGATATCTGGCAAGAAAATTTGGGGCTAAATGCAAAGGCATTACTCTCAGCCCTGTCCAAGCACAGAGAGCTCAACAGCTTGCTGATGCTCAAGGACTCAACGCCCAGGTTTTATTTGAAGTCGCTGACGCCTTGAACCAACCCTTCCCCGACGGCCAGTTCGATCTAGTTTGGTCCATGGAGAGTGGAGAGCACATGCCTGACAAGAAGAAG TTTGTGAACGAGCTGGTGCGTGTGGCTGCTCCTGGCGGAACAATAATCATCGTGACATGGTGCCACAGAGACCTATCTCCTTCGGAGGAGTCTCTGCTGCCAGAGGAGAAAAACTTGCTAGACAGAATATGCCGTGCTTTTTATCTCCCAGAATGGTGCTCCACTGCTGATTATGTCAGCCTGCTCACCTCCCTATCCATGGAG GATGTTAAGTCAGCAGACTGGTCCGACAACGTTGCTCCATTTTGGCCTGCTGTTATTAAATCAGCATTGACATGGAAAGGCATCACCTCATTGCTAACCAGTG GGTGGAAGACTATAAGGGGAGCGCTCGTCATGCCATTGATGATCCAAGGATACAACAAGGGTCTCATCAAATTTGCTATCATTACTTGCAGAAAGCCAAATACGCCCTAA
- the LOC121792244 gene encoding probable E3 ubiquitin-protein ligase LOG2, translating into MGNSSSRSSNPPPPHNVFAPSTPYPQYPAFYPHRVPHANLAGARYPILPPQPAVEHQKAVTIRNDVNLNKETFRLEPDEAHSGKFLVAFSFDATVEGSLTLMFCAKVGEDCHLTPMKESLYQTITVKFEKGLSQKFKQPSGTGIDLSSFQEEGLANDTDSGVYPLAIKAEASSGGDTDSRSTNSQITLALFEKDREEYKVKVAKQILWVNGMRYELQEIFGIGNSLEHEFDENDPGKECVVCLSEPRDTTVLPCRHMCMCGECAKVLRFQTNRCPICRQPIERLLEIKVSNGSDE; encoded by the exons ATGGGCAACAGCAGTAGCAGAAGCTCCAATCCCCCGCCTCCGCACAATGTTTTCGCGCCTTCGACGCCCTATCCCCAGTACCCGGCTTTCTACCCTCATCGAGTGCCACATGCCAATTTGGCCGGTGCCCGGTATCCGATTCTTCCGCCTCAACCCGCCGTCGAGCATCAGAAGGCCGTCACCATTCGGAACGATGTCAATCTCAACAAGGAGACGTTCAGACTCGAGCCCGATGAAGCCCATTCTGGAAAGTTCCTCGTCGCCTTCTCCTTCGACGCCACGGTGGAGGGGAG CTTAACATTAATGTTCTGCGCTAAGGTGGGTGAAGATTGTCACTTGACTCCAATGAAAGAAAGCTTGTATCAGACCATTACCGTGAAGTTTGAAAAAGGTTTGTCGCAGAAGTTTAAACAACCCTCTGGAACTGGGATAGACCTGTCAAGTTTTCAAGAGGAAGGACTGGCAAACGACACTGACTCGGGCGTGTACCCTCTAGCAATTAAGGCAGAGGCCTCATCGGGTGGAGACACGGATAGCAGGTCCACAAACTCCCAGATCACTCTGGCCCTGTTCGAGAAGGACAGAGAAGAATATAAGGTTAAAGTTGCCAAACAAATATTATGGGTGAATGGCATGAGGTATGAATTGCAGGAGATATTCGGGATTGGAAATTCACTCGAGCATGAATTCGATGAGAATGACCCTGGAAAAGAATGTGTGGTATGTCTTTCAGAACCGCGAGACACCACTGTCCTTCCATGTCGACATATG TGCATGTGCGGGGAGTGTGCGAAAGTTTTGAGGTTTCAAACAAACAGATGTCCAATATGCCGGCAGCCGATTGAGCGCCTCTTGGAGATCAAGGTGAGCAATGGGAGTGATGAATGA